A window of Candidatus Acidiferrales bacterium genomic DNA:
TCACGTGGACGATCTGGTGCTTGATCCCATCCGCCACAAGGTCACCCGCGGCGGCAAGGAGATCGAGCTTTCCCAAAAAGAGTATCTGTTGCTTGAGTATCTGATGCGGAATGCCAACCAGGTCGTCACCCGATCCATGATCGCCGAGCAAGTTTGGGATGAGAGCTTTGAAAAATTCACAAATGTGATTGACGTTTATATCAGTTTCCTGCGCAATAAGGTGGACAGCGGCTGCGAGCGCAAACTGATTCACACCATACGGGGCGTGGGCTACACCCTCCGCGGCGAGGGCACGGTTACCGGCCTCGAGAGGCAAGCGCCGCCATGACGCATCGCGTCCGCAGCATCCAGTATCAACTGACCGTCCAGTACACGATGATTTTTGCCGTGCTGCTGGTGATGTTCGGCGGTTTGCTCTCCTACTCGCTTTACACGTCGCTCCAGTGGAATATTGATTGGGACCTGGAGGATACCGCCCAGCGCATCCAGAAGATGCTCCACATCGAAAACGGCCAGCCGGTGCTCTTGAAAGGTCCGAACGAGCTGCTGACCGAACCGGAGCTCCACCGCATCCTGGAATACGTTCAAATCAGCGACGCCCGGGGCAACCTCATCAAGCAGTCGGCCCAGCTTCAGTTGATGGGGCTCAACCTGGACCGAAAGGTTTTGCAAACCCTGCTCCGCGAGCAGGTCCAGTTCAACGAGGTCAAACTGGCCGGCGGCGGGGCCATTCGCTTTATCAACGTCCCTCTCTATGATGCCGAGGGACAACAATATCTTCTACAGCTCGGCTTTCCGCTGGGGCCGATTTATGACTCCATGGATCAGTTCGTGGTCGTCCTTGCCATCTGGACGCCGGCGGTGCTGGCCCTGGCGCTGCTGGGCGGCTGGCTGATGGCGCGGCGCACGCTGCGGCCGGTGGGAGAAATTGCCGCTGCGGCCAGGCAGATCACTGCGTCCAATCTGGCATTGCGCATCGGGGTGCGCGGCAGCAATGATGAGCTGGATCAATTGGCGGCAACGTTCAACCAGATGATCGCTCGCCTGGAACATTCGTTTGATCAGATTCGCCAGTTTACCGCCAATGTCTCTCACGAGCTGCGCACGCCGCTCACGGCGATGCAGGGAGAAACAGAGCTGGCGCTGATGTCCGCTTCGGCGAGCGAGGACCTTCGCCGGACGCTGGAGAGCAATCTGGAAGAGGTCGGCCGGATGTCGCGCATGGTGAATGATCTCCTCACGCTGGCGCAAGCCGAGGCGGGCGAAATTCGCCTGGACTTTGTGCCGGTTGCCTTGGACGCGCTCGCCGCCGACCTCGTTGACCAGATGAAGCCGCTGGCGGAAGAGAAAGGAGTGCGGTTGGAGACGGGCGCCACCGGCCGGGTGGTCGCCCGGGGCAACGAGCCGCGCCTGCGCCAGTTGGTTTTGAATTTGCTCGACAACGCCATCAAATATACTCCCGCCGGTGGCCGCATTCGCGTGGCCGTCAGCCAGGACGATTCCTCGGCCGTTTTCGCCATTTCCGATACCGGCATCGGCATCCCGGAAAATGATCTGCCGCGGATCTTCGAGCGATTCTATCGAGTGGATCGGGCGCGGTCGAAGACAGTGGAAGGCGTCGGGCTCGGGTTGAGCATTGCCAAGTGGATTGTGGATGCGCATGGCGGCGAGATGAAGGTTTATTCGACCGCGGGGCAGGGAACCACGTTCCGCATTCAGTTCCCCCTTGCCGTCGAGCCAACCAGGGTTGCGGCCGAGGCGCGCTGAGGAGCCAACCGTGCAAGAGCGAGATTTCTACACCGAGGAAGCGCAGAGAAAACCAGCCCATCTCGTTTGCCCCCACTGCCGGCAGGAAGCCGATTACGAGGTTCGCTGGCTGGTACGGACCAAGAAGAACCAGCTTCCTCCTCACGCCAATGATCAAGATCGGGCGCAGTTCGCCAAAGCGCGTTCCTACATGGTCCGCGCCGAAGATCTCGTCATGTGCAAGAATATCCGCTGCCGCAAGCGAATCGAGTTGACCGGACAAACGGTGCTCCTTCTTTAGGCCCTCCTCCCCTCCTCTGTAGGCTATTGTACTCAGCGCCGATTCCATTCCTCAGCCGTGATCTCCCGGCCGAGGATCCCTTCTACCTCTCGGAGCATCATCCGAAGCTGGGGGACTGAGTATTCAGGATTCGAGGGAACGACAAGGCGGTGATGCTGCTAAACGAGGAACTGATGGCGGGTTCCGGAAAAAGGCCCATCCAAGCCATCCGGTGAGGGGGTAACGGAGGCTCGATGCGCTTCCCCAGAGCCGCTTTCGCCTCTTGGTGGAGAATCGTTTCGATGATCTGCTGAACCCGCTGGCGGTGAAGCGCTGGCGGACTTTCCGAAGCCGGAGTTGGGAGCGGTGCGCCGTCATCTGTGTGTAGGTAGGCACATGAGAAGCTCCCACACCAACAAGAATCAGCCGCCCCATTGCGACCCTCTGACCCGCTTTTTTGAGCAGCATCCGATCATTTTGGAAACCCAACTCCAAAATCAAAAGGGCCTGGCGTCCCGAGACTTCGGGGAAGCATCAGGCCCTTGTTTACTTTGTTCGCAAGCTGACCACTATTCCACCGGCTTCTCGACTTGTGCTTGCAAGGCGGAGGCGATTCGCACTTGAGTTTCCTCGAGGTGTGCCCGGGTGGTGGCGTCGGTCACGGTTCCGGCGGCCAGTGCCTTGCGGATTTTCGTCCGGATCTCCACCAGGCTAGCGCGCGCGAGCGACGTAGCATCCTCGGGCGGCCGCGGCGTGGGGGGCGTCGGAATGACGATCCCCGCCGGCATGGGGGGCGCCGAGGGGGCCGGGGCCGGCCGCAAGGTCAGGCGGATCAGTTGCTTCAAGTGTTCGCGCTGGAGGTTGCGGCGGAGGCTTGAAATCTTCGCCGCGCCCGTGCCCAACTCGGACCAGATGGCAGCGTCGAGCCCCTTGAACAGGTCAGCCATCACGAACGGTTTTTCATTCGCAGCGAACCGCAGTTCGTTGTCTTGCAGCCGGGCGAGCGCGATGGGGTTGTAGAGCCGGTTCAGAACACCGCGTTGCAACCCAAGCACGGCATCGTGCCACGGGTAGTCGATGCGTTGCACGGTGAAATAGCTGATGAAGTCGAGGCCGGGGAGCCGCTCGATGGCCAGCTTGTTGTGGAGGCTCGAAGGCAATTGGAACGACTTTTCGCCGAAGGCGTAGGTGCGCAGGAATGCGAGCGCCTCAAGCTGCTTGGCTGCCGGCACGGGCGTGAAGGGCACGCGGCCGTTGGGGTCGCCGACGTGATCGCGGTGGTGGTAGATGCCTCCGATGTACTTCGAGGAAGTGAGCAACGCCCGGTTGTACTCGCCCATCCCGCGCGCCAGTGCCCGCCGCATTACCTGGTAGCCTTCGCCGGGCTTGGCCAGCCTGGACTCCATCGCACCCCACAGCTCGTGGACGATCTGGATGCGCTTGCCGAAGTAGGCGATGGGGTCGTCGGACTGGTCGTATTGGTTGGCCCTCGGGTCGATCGAGCTCGCCGAGAAGGTTCCCAGCGCATCCTCGTCGGTCGAGTAGGGCAGCATCGGATCGGCCACCCGCGAGGCAATCCTGGCCAGCTCAGCTTTCTCATCGCCCTCGCCGGGCTTGTAGGCATACTCGATGGCCCAGTAGTCATAAGGACCGAGCGTGACGGGCACAAAGTGCCCTTGCTTTTCGCCTTGCGTGGCGATCACGACGGGGTTGTAGTCCATCACCGAGCTCGACTGGCTCAACTCGGTCGTTTTTTGGATATCGTTGAGCTCGTGGACCTTCAGGATGGTGCTGGCGCGGAAGTTGTGCCGCAGGCCGAGCGTGTGGCCGACCTCGTGCGCCACCAGCTCGAGGATGTACTCCCGCATCAGCTTCCGTTCCATTTCCGGCGACAGCATCCCGCGGGCGTCGAGTACCGCAATGCCGAGCGCAGCCTGCTGCGCCAACCCGCCGGCGTAGTTGCACCGGAAGCGCGGGTTGCGGCCCCAGGCGGTGGGCAGCCAGCCTGCCTCCTCCTCTGCCTCCTGAACCACCGGCCCGACGAATTCCTCGCCATACCGCCGGGCACCCCGAATAATGCCTTCGCTGATGCCGATGTCGGCGTCGTAGATTTGGCCGGTCAAGGGGTTGGCGCGCGACGGTCCGATGGCAAACGACGCGTCCACGCCGGCAAACCAGCGGATGGTGCTATAGCGCGTGTCGGCCGGATCCCAGTCGGCGTCGTCCGGCTGCTGCTTCACCACCAGGGCATCCTTGAAGCCAATCCGTTCAAACGCCTTGTCCCACAGCAACACCCCCTCGGCAATCCAGTCGCGGTATTCGACCGGAATCGTATTCTCCAGCCAGAAGACGATGGGCACCTTGGGCGGAGAAAGCTTGGCGCCGGGGTCGGCCTTCTCCAGATGCCAACGTTCGATGTAGCGGACATAGGGTGAACTGGGGCGGTCGGAGGTGAAATCCTGCTGCACGGTGTGGAAGTGACCCACGCGGTCGTCGGCCACACGCGGCTTGTAGCTGGTTTCGCCGAGCGCCGACATTTCGTATTTCACCACGATCGGAATGCTGCGGGTATCCGGCAGCGCGACCGAGATGGTTCGCGGGTTGTCGGTCGAGTAGTGCAGCCAGACCTCGACCAGGACGTTTTCCGGGAAGGTCTTCACCGTACCCACGGCGCTGTTGCTTTTGTCAAAGCGGTAGCTGGTCGGCTGATAGACCTGGTTCAAGTGGATCACAAACCCCGGCAGGTCGCTCAGGAACATCTCCGAGACGTCGATCAGGATACTTTTCCTCTCCGGATGCGGCTTGGACTGGGTCTTGGCTGAGCTGAGGATGGCGTCGGGGAATGATCGCGCCGTGAAGCGCGCTGCCGGCGTACCGCTGGCCGCGGTGAAGTTCGTGTTTCTCATCACCCACTGGATGTTCTTCCCCACGCGCCGAAAGAAAAACGGGAAGCTGCCGCCCATCTGCGCCGCGTAGATCCCGCGCTCGCCCACCGCCTGATGGACGCTGCCGGCGAACAGGAACATCTTGTCCAGTTGCTCGGGCAGG
This region includes:
- a CDS encoding heavy metal sensor histidine kinase, with the translated sequence MTHRVRSIQYQLTVQYTMIFAVLLVMFGGLLSYSLYTSLQWNIDWDLEDTAQRIQKMLHIENGQPVLLKGPNELLTEPELHRILEYVQISDARGNLIKQSAQLQLMGLNLDRKVLQTLLREQVQFNEVKLAGGGAIRFINVPLYDAEGQQYLLQLGFPLGPIYDSMDQFVVVLAIWTPAVLALALLGGWLMARRTLRPVGEIAAAARQITASNLALRIGVRGSNDELDQLAATFNQMIARLEHSFDQIRQFTANVSHELRTPLTAMQGETELALMSASASEDLRRTLESNLEEVGRMSRMVNDLLTLAQAEAGEIRLDFVPVALDALAADLVDQMKPLAEEKGVRLETGATGRVVARGNEPRLRQLVLNLLDNAIKYTPAGGRIRVAVSQDDSSAVFAISDTGIGIPENDLPRIFERFYRVDRARSKTVEGVGLGLSIAKWIVDAHGGEMKVYSTAGQGTTFRIQFPLAVEPTRVAAEAR
- a CDS encoding zinc-dependent metalloprotease, with protein sequence MKKQFRMALLALALLASLGLATAGDALGQQPPPKPQAAATATPTGAKPPEAKKPEEAKPAEDKPFDEVVKDMEVMKGLFTFYHKAEENKTLMEVLPEQLDKMFLFAGSVHQAVGERGIYAAQMGGSFPFFFRRVGKNIQWVMRNTNFTAASGTPAARFTARSFPDAILSSAKTQSKPHPERKSILIDVSEMFLSDLPGFVIHLNQVYQPTSYRFDKSNSAVGTVKTFPENVLVEVWLHYSTDNPRTISVALPDTRSIPIVVKYEMSALGETSYKPRVADDRVGHFHTVQQDFTSDRPSSPYVRYIERWHLEKADPGAKLSPPKVPIVFWLENTIPVEYRDWIAEGVLLWDKAFERIGFKDALVVKQQPDDADWDPADTRYSTIRWFAGVDASFAIGPSRANPLTGQIYDADIGISEGIIRGARRYGEEFVGPVVQEAEEEAGWLPTAWGRNPRFRCNYAGGLAQQAALGIAVLDARGMLSPEMERKLMREYILELVAHEVGHTLGLRHNFRASTILKVHELNDIQKTTELSQSSSVMDYNPVVIATQGEKQGHFVPVTLGPYDYWAIEYAYKPGEGDEKAELARIASRVADPMLPYSTDEDALGTFSASSIDPRANQYDQSDDPIAYFGKRIQIVHELWGAMESRLAKPGEGYQVMRRALARGMGEYNRALLTSSKYIGGIYHHRDHVGDPNGRVPFTPVPAAKQLEALAFLRTYAFGEKSFQLPSSLHNKLAIERLPGLDFISYFTVQRIDYPWHDAVLGLQRGVLNRLYNPIALARLQDNELRFAANEKPFVMADLFKGLDAAIWSELGTGAAKISSLRRNLQREHLKQLIRLTLRPAPAPSAPPMPAGIVIPTPPTPRPPEDATSLARASLVEIRTKIRKALAAGTVTDATTRAHLEETQVRIASALQAQVEKPVE